The sequence below is a genomic window from Synechococcus sp. PCC 7335.
CTCGCCTTTGATAATATCGTTGCCGTTGCCGCCGATAAGCGTATCTTTGCCGTTACCACCGAGTAGGGTATCGTTGCCGTTGCCGCCATAGAGGGTATCGAAGCCTTGCCCGCCGGTAAGCCAGTCGTTGCCATCGCCACCAATCAAGATGTCTGCATCTTTTCCGCCAAAGAGCGTGTCGTCACCTTCATCGCCATCGAGGAAGTCGTTGCCAGCTTTGCCATCGAGCGTGTCCTTACCCGTATCGCCGATGAGTACATCATTACCATCAGTGCCGGTAAGCGTCTCGGACTTAGCGGCGCCAAACACCACATAGTTCTCGCTTCCATAACCACCAATAACGATGTCATCGATGCCATCACCGTTGACGTCGCCCGCACCACTGACCACACGACCTTGATCAAGCACGAAGCCGTTGCTGCCATCTAAGCTAGACAGTTCGACGGTAGCGCTAAAGCCTGCATCGCTACCATACACGACGTAGCTCTCGCCTCCTCCGTTGACAATGATGTCATCGATACCATCGTCGTTAACATCACCTGCACCGCTTACCGAGAAACCAGACAAGTCAGCTGCACTAATACCATTGATAACAAAACCATTGCTGCCGTCCAGGCTAGAAAGGTCAAGAGTAGCACCGAAACCTGTACTGCTGCCGAACACGACGTAGCTCTCACCTGAATCATTGCCATTAGGGTTGGCACTAGGCGCACCAATAATGATGTCATCGATGCCATCGCCGTTGATATCGCCTGCACCGCTTACCGAGCGACCAGAACTGTCGCCTACATCGATACCATTGAGTTTGAAGCCGTTGCTGCCGTCCAAGCTAGAAAACGAAAGAGAAGAGGCAAAGCCGGCAGCGCGGCCAAACACAACGTAACTCTCGCCTGAACTGTTGCCATTAGAGTCGGCACTATACGCACCAATAATGATGTCATCGATACCATCGCCATTGACGTCGCCCGCATTGCTTACCGAGTGGCCCGATCTGTCGTTTTCATCGATGCCATCGAGTTTGAAGCCGTTGCTGCCGTCCAAGCTGACCGATAAGCCGGAAAAGTTGAGGTCAGAACCGAAGCCCACATCGCTGCTGCCAAACACGACGTAGCTCCTGCCTGAATTGTTGCCATTAGGGTTGGCATTAGGCGCACCAATAATGATGTCATCAATACCATCGCCATTGATGTCGCCCGCGCCGCTTACCGAACGTCCAAACCGGTCATAGTTCTCGTAGCCTTCCAGTTTAAAGCCAGTGCTATCATTCAAGCTAGATACCTCTATGGTCGCACCAAAACCTGTATCGCGGCCAAACACCACATAGCTCTCGCCGATATATCCAGAATATCCAGCCTCATACGCACCAATAATGATGTCATCGATACCATCGCCATTGATGTCACCCGCACCGCTTACCGAACTTCCAAAGAAGTCATATGCGTCGACGCCGTTGATGACGAAGCCGTTGCTGCCGTCTAGGCTAGAAAGGTCAAGAGCGGCAAAACCCGTGTTACTGCCAAACACGACGTAGCTTTTGCCTTCCTGCATGGGGTCGGCAGCATCGGCGCCAAGGATAATGTCATCGAAGCCGTCGCCGTTAATATCACCTGCATTGCTCACCCTACGTATGGAGTTAAAACTGGCATCGATGGCATTAATGACGAAGCCGTTGCTACCGTCGAGCGAACTTAAATCAAACTGTGCTGGAAAAGTCATTTTGCTGTCCTTCTATAGAGGCTTCACTGCAACAGCCTGTTTACGTAGGCCATTCGTCGCAGCTACTTTTGAACACCTCTATCTCATCCAATCGATGAGTGAGATCATGACTGAGTTTGTATGACTTATGACTGACTTCTTATACTTGATAAAAGACGATAGAAACAAGCATAGGTAAGAGATCACAGACGGCTAGAAATCTTCCCGAGTTCTTCTCGATTGCTTATTAAGCATCAACTCAGAGAACAACCGTATCGACTTGACACTCTTTTTCCTTTCTCAGCCTTACAAAAGGGGCAGCGTGTAGATCTAAGCTTGAATCACTACAGTCCCCTCACAGCAATATTCCAGCGATACAAGCAGTGGTAAAACAGGCGAGCGTCCCTGCGACCATTGCCCTAATACTAATCTTAGCCAGATCTGATTGCCGTTTAGGAGCAATACCACCAATGCCACCAATCTGAATGCCAATTGAGCCGACGTTCGCAAAGCCACACAGCGCATAGGTAGCAATCACAATCGATCGCTCCGAAATAGCATTCTCTTCTATCAAGGCTTGCAAATCGAGATAGGCAATAAATTCATTGAGAATTGTCTTCTTTCCTAGCAGCGTACCCACCGCGCTACAGTCGGCCCATTGAACACCCATTAGCCAAGCAATCGGCGCTAGCAATACCGCCAAGATAGATTCTAAAGAAAGTTCTGGATAGCCAACTAGTCCACCAAAAAAGCCGATCAAAGCATTCGCAGCCGCCAATATGCCAAGAAAAGCAATGATGATAGCACCGACATTTAGGGCTAAGCGCAGTCCGTCTAAAGTACCGGTGGTCAGTGCATCAATGCCATTGACGCTCGTCTTTTCAACAATCAGTTTGACATTTCCTTTGGTAGGAGAGTCTTCGGTCTCTGGAAACATAATTTTGGAAATGGCCAGCGCTGCTGGAGCCGACATCACTG
It includes:
- a CDS encoding calcium-binding protein — encoded protein: MTFPAQFDLSSLDGSNGFVINAIDASFNSIRRVSNAGDINGDGFDDIILGADAADPMQEGKSYVVFGSNTGFAALDLSSLDGSNGFVINGVDAYDFFGSSVSGAGDINGDGIDDIIIGAYEAGYSGYIGESYVVFGRDTGFGATIEVSSLNDSTGFKLEGYENYDRFGRSVSGAGDINGDGIDDIIIGAPNANPNGNNSGRSYVVFGSSDVGFGSDLNFSGLSVSLDGSNGFKLDGIDENDRSGHSVSNAGDVNGDGIDDIIIGAYSADSNGNSSGESYVVFGRAAGFASSLSFSSLDGSNGFKLNGIDVGDSSGRSVSGAGDINGDGIDDIIIGAPSANPNGNDSGESYVVFGSSTGFGATLDLSSLDGSNGFVINGISAADLSGFSVSGAGDVNDDGIDDIIVNGGGESYVVYGSDAGFSATVELSSLDGSNGFVLDQGRVVSGAGDVNGDGIDDIVIGGYGSENYVVFGAAKSETLTGTDGNDVLIGDTGKDTLDGKAGNDFLDGDEGDDTLFGGKDADILIGGDGNDWLTGGQGFDTLYGGNGNDTLLGGNGKDTLIGGNGNDIIKGEVGKDTLIGGMGDDNLFGGAGDDIFVLGVGEGRDIIVDFSGRDRIGLASGLGIGDLSFFGNQIIHTDTAEILAVVKGVNTMSLNNSQFVQV
- a CDS encoding NupC/NupG family nucleoside CNT transporter: MERLVGLLGLGVFVGFAYLVSVNRQAVRWRPVLWGFALQIFFALIILRTAVGLAVFQWLGNIVSAFLDYSDAGASFVFGENFEDFFFAFKVLPTIVFFSAFISMLYHYGILQFVVNAIARLMVRTMKTSGSETLSVAGNIFVGQTEAPLLIKPYVSSMTMSELHAVMTGGFATIAGGVLAAYVSFGIPAEHLIAASVMSAPAALAISKIMFPETEDSPTKGNVKLIVEKTSVNGIDALTTGTLDGLRLALNVGAIIIAFLGILAAANALIGFFGGLVGYPELSLESILAVLLAPIAWLMGVQWADCSAVGTLLGKKTILNEFIAYLDLQALIEENAISERSIVIATYALCGFANVGSIGIQIGGIGGIAPKRQSDLAKISIRAMVAGTLACFTTACIAGILL